TCCCATTTAATCACCAATCCATGAGGGTAAAGTtacaagcctttttttttttttttttttttttttggtcctacACTAACTTTCAACTCACTCTTagatttttacattttctttttgcaaagcGTGAGAATGAAGCCTCACATTTGAAATTAAACGTTCATGTCCCCATCCCCAGCCTCCCTTGAGATGGGGTAATCAAACTCCCTACCTCTCCCTTCCCATATGAAAAGAATGGCCACTCAGGCAGTCCTAGTGGTTGGTAAAGTTACAAGGTTAGCAACATAAAAATGTGAGGCAAAATGAGTGGTTAGAGGATGGCCATTAATTTCTATAATTGTAAAAATGAATGATGAGAGCACACACAAAAATAAGCGACCCAAATCCGAGCCATACGGTAAGGGTATTTGTGATTTGGAGTCAAACTACGTCATTACCAACAAATCcgattctaatttttataaaatgcatgGATGACCTACATGACGCGGAAGCTAGTTATCTATAAACGATAATGCTTCTAAGTCCCAAATGCACAAGGTACCTTAGGCGAAGATTTAGATGTTAACCATACTTATATTTTTGCACTCACTTTCGTTTTATGCATCTGGATATGGATACGTTCACTAATTCTAAGTTTAATACAATAACCATTATGCACttcaatttatttatgaatttgaaattctatcATAACggatgataaatgaaaatacaTATCATGTTACATATTACAACTTATTTCATGTGAGATTCTACCTACCATGTATTACATGATAAGGACACTGATGTGTAACAAGCCAATTCAAAGTGAGTGATTTCAAATTCTAAGCATCACATAGGATAAGATACATATGAATGGATTGGTCACATACAACAGCCGCACAAATGCCTAAAACACTTTTTCGTACCATTTTTCAGCACATGCAAATTTGAATTACGCCAAGAGACGTCATTCTTTCTTGGCAAATTTTAAACACAAGTGTACATCCATTCATTTTGGGCATATTAAAGGTATCAAAGGTGTGCAACCGACCAGTTCTATTCGGAAATCGAATCAAACTACCGCAACTTTGATTATTGAATACTAAATTATTGATTACGCACCCACATAATCACTCTTGTATGTTCATCATTTAGGCTAAAAAACAACCAAGATTGCTcgttaaatatttttgaaaataaagggaaaaagtgATGAAGAGCGTTAGATTAATCTATAGTCATCAAGTCTCAAATCCCTAATTCATAGaagtaaagtattctctcatattttatttgggtttctaattgaccttaACTAATTAATGGCGACTCCAAAATGTAAGAAAATTGTATGTTAAATTGAGTACCAAGTTGTGATTAAGAGGACTTAAGAGAGTATGTGCTAAGTCTTTGGACttaataatttttagtttttcctttaaGGGTTCACTTCTAAGAAGGTCTCTATAGCGGTCATTGCCCATAGCTCCTGCAGTCACGCTCCTCCTTGCTAGTCCCTACAAGTCTTGGCTGCCCTTGCTTGCTTTGCCTGGACATCTTAGGTTAGGTTAATCAAATCAAGGTAATAAagcttttttaaatttatgccACAGTTTAATTTTATTGTATAGTTCCATATGGATGTTATTTAGCAATAAAACCTTAGGTTATTTTATTACTCCCTTGAATTGATTAAGATATCTCAGGGCGCCGGACCATTATGCATAAAGGTCGGATCCCTAATATTGTCCTATTTATCGTTCGTGTTTTATATTATGGTTCATTATGTTTGATCGGTTAGATAAGTCTTGATTGGATAAAAATAATATCTTGTTAAATCATATCAACAAAACTCTGTGTAAGATGTATATTTAATGactcttaaaatttattaatcgtTGCGTATGTATTGTGTATCATATATCGCATGCATATTTAGAATTTAGGACACATGCATAATTCATAGTTTAGAGCTTTCATACTTAAAGCAATGTATGTTAATTTTAAATTGCATATATGTTTAGGGTAATCTAAAATTtccattaataaaaataaaaaccaaataaacAAATGTCATCTAGGTAATATCGATCGCATTAGTTAGTCCCATAACATGCATCTCTCATATTGCACGTCATTTTGTGAGTCACATAATTTGATGTcaatattttaacaaaaatctCATGTAAATAGGATTAATTAGGGGATAAGTGTATTAGAAAATCTAAAACTTGTGACGAATGtacaattgaatattaaaactttcaaaaaatgcaatcaagttataaaacttatcaaattagtacaatcaaGTGTTTCTACTAACATTATCAATTTGGCTAACAAAAATACCGACGtatattttgtaattatttttactcatgtatttttcatattattattttcttctccaaattatatttaaattagtttaacaaaaaaactagaaaaggaaaaaaatttactttgaaaaaaaaaaaagctgggggaaaaaaacaaagctACTAAGCTAGGGCCTCTTCAGCAAGCGTGGTCGCCACCCCCATTACCAAAGGGGCCAATGGAGCTCTCCAGCCCTAGGCAAGGGTGGTGAGCTCaacccaaatttgggcaagttGGCTACCCTCGCTATGGGCGACATGGGCTTTCGTCAAGGGCCAACGACCCTTGCCAACCCCGGGCAAAGGCAAGCGTCACCCAAATTTGGACACCCTCAATCTAGATATAGGGGAGCCTCGATTAGGGTTAACGAGGCCTCACCTTAGCCTAGTCAAGGTCGTCAACCGACACTTAGGGCCAGCGAGGCCTTAATGGGGTCGGTGACAATGCCGACCTTGGACAATAGCTAGCGTTGCCTAGGGCGAGGAAGCGAGTGAGGCTCACCAAAATCTAGGCCGAGCTAGCCACCCTTACCCCGTGACTGATtaaactcaaattaatttttgaatcatcgaaaaacataaaattgatACACTCGTGACATATTTATCATCTATTAACTTCCGTCAAATTTTATGGGGAAATTGCTAAATTAGATGACATATGACAATAACTTAGTTGATGTGGTAAGTCCATGTGGAaatgcatctctctctctctctctctctctctctctctctctctcgtttgtGCATACATCCAGGAGATTCTCCATATTTGTACTTGATTTGGTTACCGTAAATAGTCATTTAATAAAGTCTATAATCCACGGTTTCCTATTCTGCATAATTCTTATCATAAGCTAGATCATACTAAGATTGCACCCGTTTTACACCAACGTTCACACCCGAGTACAATTCTCCAATttcatttcatcttctttttcaataattactAATATCAGTATCAATCTTCAACATTTCTGTCTCGTTCAATAGCCAGCGCGGCATGTTCTGTTAACCTATAGTCTGCAGAACCtgttatttgagaaagtgcccaccaagtttgtttatttataatgCCAGCCACATCGGCCATGTTTATCCATAGTGCTTGTAACAACAACCGCCTCACAGTGTTGAAATAACAGCAAAACTGATTTTTGTTGACAACGCTTTAGATTCGTCAATGATAGAGgacaaaaataaatcaagaaagTTATAATTTTAGGGTGGTTGCATGTTTACTACGGGATTCAAAAGTGAAAGTTACCAAAGACTTATGTTACTTTGTTGTGTGTTTAATTTGTGTTTATGATAAGTATGTATGGGctgttttgttttcttcattaaaTCCTCGCATTGACATTTGCAGGTTGTTATGTCTTATTTATCAATAGTTATGACTGGCGTTTGTGAGCTTGAATTTCTATATGAAGTGATGAAGTCATAAGTTGTAAATATTGTTCTTTTGGTTTCAACACACAGGCCACGTTTCTGTCCGCAGACGAACGCCTCCACCTGACTCGCTTTCTCCATGGTGTTTATAAGGACGCCAGCCGTACTGGGCGCATTTCTTCGCCAATCCACAAGCGAACACCATCACCAGACCTGCCGTGATGTTATCCTCCAGCCACATGGATTTCATAGTAGCCACGACAATACATAACAACCACGTAAGTAGCAACGTCAGCTCAGCCGATTCTTTCTTCAGCACATTCAACTTCTTGGGCAATCCATcgggattttttggattttgttatCCAAACCTTGAATTTGAAAAGATGTTAGAAATACAGGATATTTTATAAagttatttaaaatatttttcatatctcTCGTGATTGTACATATATCTAATTGATCATACTTGATTTGATTACTTTAGATAGTCGTCTAAGATAGTCTGTCATGTACTTTTCATTAGACACATCTAATACACAGAAATTACATAATCCTCTGTGCATatcaaatgcaaatgcaaagaagaatcTTGCAGTGATTGTATAAAACATTGAATAAGTAAGATACCTAGTTCACTTTATACCTCAATGATTTTAGTTTAGTAATGCAAAAATTTTCGTAGAAAGGTGTGAAGTCAACGTGTACAAAGGCACGGCCAAAAAATACAAACATGTACGGTGCCGATAATATAAATGTTAAGTCATACTTCTCCTTTCAATGACAAGAGAGTTTAGTGTTTGTTTATTAATGGCAATGATAATCAAGTGAGACGAATCTTGGGTTATGGAGAAATAAACGTTATATGCGTACATATACGCACTCACCTTTGttctatttttccaaatatggAGACGTATACTAATCAATGTTTAATACAATAACCATTATGGGCTCcaattcatatctaaatttaaaagtCTATCACTGATCATGATTAGCGACAAATTGTGAGGTTCTCTACCTACCACATATTATGTGACAATATCACATGGTGTGTGACAAGCCAATACCAAACAAGTGATTTCAAAATTTAAGCGTCACTTAAAATGAGATGCCGCCACGTGGATTAAATGATGGGTTGGTCACATACAACAATCATAGAGACCGCTAAAACACTTTTTCATACTTTTTTCCGATTTGCTCAGCACATGCAAATGGCAACTTTTAAACACTAATGTTCATCCATTCATTTTGGGCATATTAAATGCATGCATAATTAGCTTTCAGTCTCAATGAATAACACTAGCATGCGAAGGCATTCGGTAATATTTGACACAACTTAGGATTGGAATTTGCAATTCGGCAACTGAATTGTTCATAACATCTTTTGCATTctccaatcacatcatcaaGTAAAATAAGTCGACATTCGGTCCATCATTTTTGTTATGCTCTTCTTAATCACAAGAAGCTAAAAATCATGCTCCATCGTCCAATACGTCTCCACATTCGGACCCATTGGCTCAATCTACCCTTAGTTCTTGAGGAATTCCATGACGTGATCAAAGGCAACGCACGCGATGCGGAAGCGCTTGAACCCCGCAGCCTTGGCCAGTGCCTCAAACTCCTTCTCCGTCCGCTCTTTCCCGCCGGGGTTGTGCGCCATCATGATCAGGTCGGCATGAAAGGCTACCTTGGTCGCGAAGCTCGTGTCCGGGAGTTCGGGAAGGATGCAGTCGGCCACTATGACCTTCCCGTGCTCAGGGAGGGCGTTGTAGCAATTCTTCAAGAACTTCAGGCAATGCTCATCGCTCCAATCGTGACATATCCACTACATGTCGCAAACGCATCAATTTCCATGGCGAATTAGAAACAAGATGTTATCATCATTCACATTTCAAGTAATTGGCAGATAAGAGTGGTAATATAAGTTGAACTAACCTTCATGAAAATTGCATCTCCTGTAGGAACACTAACGAACATATCTCCTCCAACATGCTCGACGCCTAACTCGAAGATTGTAGTCATATAGTTGAGGAAGTCAATATCGATTAGCATAGGAAATAAGCTTTTCAATTATATATTACCACACACGCATTGATGATAATTTAATGTCTCTAAGGCGATTTTAGTTTTAATCATGCATACAATGTAATTAACATGAAGTGATATAGAGGGATTTGCGGAATATAATATAAGTACCGGGATAGGACGGAGCATTGGCAATGACGTGAGGCAAATCAAAGTTGATGCCCTTAATGGAGGGGTACTTGGAGACAATCATGTTCAGGACAGCGCCAGTTCCACCTCCTATGTCGACCACCGACTTGAGGCCGTCGAAGCCTTTGTACGTCTCAAGGACCTCCTTCATGGTGATGGTCGAAACATCGGACATGGCTTTGTTGAATACTTTGTTGAATCTCGGATCGGTACGGGTGTATTCGAATGCATTCATTCCATATGCCCTGTCGAACGAGACTCCTCCTTCAAGAACTGCATCTTTCAAGTGGTACCTGCATTATTTAGGTCAAAAATCTTGGTCGattcagcattttttttttctcttgatgtATATATGACTTCAACCGTGAATCTATTTGGTGATGATCATCGATCAAAGTTACACTGGACTTTTATGAGTAAGTGATCGCTTAATAATTGCATCAATGATTGATAATATGAAGCTTAAACAAAATATTCGATTTTCGTATTATGGGCTAAATCATGCTGTTATGGATTTTGACATCTTAGTCACTTTTCAACATCTACGTCAAGGTATTATACTATCAAGTAGAGGTGATCGGTTCCGATTCTCTTTTTGGGAATAGGAATGGGACCCGACCAACTAGTCCGGTCTGATTCAATGGAATCAGccacttagcaaaaaaaaaaaaaaaaaaaaaaaataccaaagtTATTACAATTTTAgggtttattgttatttttaataaattaaaaatatatatttaaaaaaaaattggtccggTCCAGTCTAGTTCTCCCCGAAACCAGGAACCAAACCAAATATCAccggttccatttttatgggACGGAACCAGATCGACGCTGGAATCGGACCAAACCAGCCAATCCGGTTTAGTCCGAGCGATTCCCGGTCTAGTTGGTCTGATATGCTCACCCTTAATACCGAGTCAATTTACCTTCTTCCATGATCGTGCATTTCGTAGGTGATGTACTGCATTAttatcttgaaattatttcTACCAACAAATGAAGTCAACGCTACTAACTGATTATAAAGAGTTAATTTAGCGTCGCCTAACGCTAAACGGGTGTAATGTCAGCGACTAGTCACATTTATTGATGAACAAGCCTGCGAGGTTTTTCCGTTCAATTTGTTGTCTCCCCAATCAAACAAAACGACTAACAAAACAAAAGATCATCAAAAGAATAGTTTAGCAGAAGATTATGTGTTGTGCGTGTGCTTTCAAAATCGTGATTGACTGAGTCCAACGCGTCGGAGATTATAACTATTTGGTGCGGGTGCCGAATGATTAGTAGTGCAAAAATAAGGAAGAATATGATGCAGGTGTATATCTGCGTATCTGATCACTAACCAGCTTTCCATGAGGACTTTATCGTGGTTCATGAGACACAAAGAGGCGACCGAAACACCATCCTCGTTCTTGGTCAAGAACTTGCAAACCGGAGCGATCCCGTAGAGCCTCTCGGCTCGGCCGTCGGGGAGCTTGTGCATGGTGCACGTGACAACGGAGTGGGTCGCAAGGAGGCGCAAGATCCGATCGAGCATCGTGGGCGCATCCGGGTTCTTGGTCGGGAGTTGAGACGCGATCTCACGGGGAGAGAGGCACGCGCCGGGCCCGGCCTTGGCCATGATCTCGAGGACATCGAGCTCGAGAGCCGTCTTGAGGACCATGGGCAGCTCGGCCGCGCTAGCGAGTTGCATGGCGTATAACATGGTTTCGTACTCGTCGGGGACTTGGGTCGGAGCCACCAGGGTCTCGCTCGGAATCGAACCCATCTTGAGATctgacctctttttttcctcttttttgagACGATGTCTTGATAGAATAGAGGCGTTTCGAAATTTTGGAGGGTTGAGGAAGGTTATGTAGAGATGAAGGCAGGAGGAGAATCTGAGCTTTTTTTAGTAGGTGGTGGAATTAGGGGTGGTTAGGCACCAGAGATTAATAAATGCGGCCATTTATGATATTCCacgtttcatatatatatatatatatatatatatatatatgtaaagtAATGTGCATTTGGTGTTGACACTTTCATCCCCAAACTAGGGAAGAGACGGATGTGGTGCAGGACCTACTCTCACGTTATGCCCAATATATTATTCTTaagcttaaaaaaataaagtaatttgGAAGGTCGAAACCATTTCATTCTATATTGGCAAGTGCATAAATCATCGGTGGCCGAGTGGCTTTTTTCCTCCTATAGTCTCTTCGACAAATGCACatactaaaaagacaaaatgctTTAAAAACATAACCGAACATTTTATGAAACTCAGAACAAGCTTTTTCGTCGAAGGTAATGGTTGGCTTAGGACCTAAGCATATCATTAAACTGCTTCTGTTCTCGGAGTCAACCCCAACGGTAAAATGGGGTAATGATAACCGCGAGGGTCCGGACCACCCTTAATTCGGGTCCCCCGGTCTTGATTTCCGTGAAGCCCTTCTCCTAGCATATTAGACTGAGTTCAAGAAAATGATAGGCAGCTAGTCCGGTCCGATCCTCCAACCTGGTACCCTCCTCCttcgaaaagagaaatgaaactGGTCCGAATTCCTGGCTTCACCAAATTAACCAAATATAAGAGTTAAATTCGTAGATTTCTATACTATTTTTGAATGCAAATCCTCTGGAAGGCTAGGAATAGCTGTTGAGATCAGGCCTCCCCTACTTAATCTTGAAGTGTACATGCATGTGATGAAGTGAAATGTCCTTTGATCAGACGATGAATAAGTCAACGCCGTTCATACCATCTCATCCTGCCAACCCCATTCCCATTCACATCGTAAAGTCGAGGGCCCCTCCTCAGAACCCTAGCACATCGGGGGCTAATAACTCGCCACACACCAAATGATACAACCGATGAACTAAGTTAATCATATTCAAATATTCTAGCACACTCAATTTTGGGTTGCTCATTGGACGTGACAGGTGACAACAAACTCAATATTACTTAGACCTAAGCCCTCCTCAGAACCCTAGCACTTCAGGGGGTAATAACTTACCACGCACCAAATGATACAAGTGGAGAACTAAGTTAATCATATTAGAATACTCTAGCACACTCGATATTTTGGGTTGTTCAGTTGATGTGACAGGTAACAACAAACTTGATATTACTTAGACCTAAGCCTTAGCAATTATAGCTGTTAggttcaatcaatcaatcaatcaatcaatcaatcaatccctctctctctcctagaaATCTATTGTTTGTTTATCGAAGCCAGATAATATCCATGGGACATGGTTCTTGGGTTATATATTCAGCAACCACCGTTGATTTATGGATTAGGATATGGGGAATTAGACTAATTCGAAGTTTAAGAAAGTAATAACCATCACTAATCATGATTACTGAAGTTAAGAATAATGCAACGGAAGAGAAATTGTagaattttttgtatatttctaTGTCTACATAAAAAGAGAATCTGGAGCTTGTTTATAGTTTTAATAGATGActatctaaaaaaaatcaaattagatatgcataatcaaaatagatatgGAAAATCAGAGGAAATATCttaaatatttatagaagataGATAAATATCTCCAATATCCCCTCAAATGTTAGGTGAGTCAAAACAAATTATCAGCTTGAGTTTGAAAAGTAATCGCAACAATTTCTCGAAATCCTCGATCACCATGAAATCACATAGGAAATGGTCGAAACCACACTTGCCTAGCGTCGGGCATGGTG
The sequence above is drawn from the Eucalyptus grandis isolate ANBG69807.140 chromosome 11, ASM1654582v1, whole genome shotgun sequence genome and encodes:
- the LOC104424567 gene encoding caffeic acid 3-O-methyltransferase 1: MGSIPSETLVAPTQVPDEYETMLYAMQLASAAELPMVLKTALELDVLEIMAKAGPGACLSPREIASQLPTKNPDAPTMLDRILRLLATHSVVTCTMHKLPDGRAERLYGIAPVCKFLTKNEDGVSVASLCLMNHDKVLMESWYHLKDAVLEGGVSFDRAYGMNAFEYTRTDPRFNKVFNKAMSDVSTITMKEVLETYKGFDGLKSVVDIGGGTGAVLNMIVSKYPSIKGINFDLPHVIANAPSYPGVEHVGGDMFVSVPTGDAIFMKWICHDWSDEHCLKFLKNCYNALPEHGKVIVADCILPELPDTSFATKVAFHADLIMMAHNPGGKERTEKEFEALAKAAGFKRFRIACVAFDHVMEFLKN